One genomic region from Nostoc sphaeroides encodes:
- a CDS encoding polysaccharide biosynthesis/export family protein, with amino-acid sequence MFIDTNSYMRAFSALCFVSLQVGVFLTTPIQLVVAQPFPSQGQSPRQPPSPVPGTEVIPPGANDEISPQLSRYLLGPGDAIGVVLQRPPGPYRLGIGDGISVSVQRFPDLSFQALINPEGNIVVPLLGKVSLQGLTLEEAQEKIRLGLNRYVVDPVIVLALATQRQDLSFQAVISPEGNIVVPQVGTVALQGLTLEEAQEKIRLGLSSILPDPIVVVSLAGTRPVQVTISGEIFKPGIYPINSTTPRVADALLISGGSTLNADLRQVQVRRKLIDGSVISQTIDLYAALQNGGSIPNLRLQDGDAILVPRREVGNNDDYDRNLVARSSLATPQIKIRVLNYAAGGLSIQALPNGSTFVDALGGVNLDTANLRDIALVRFDPERGQAVTQKLDAKKALGGDASQNVALQDNDVLVVGRNLIGRITNFLTTITQPFFNVQSFLRFFDNFGGGSN; translated from the coding sequence ATGTTCATCGATACAAATTCTTATATGCGTGCATTTAGCGCCCTGTGTTTTGTCAGTCTTCAAGTAGGAGTTTTCTTAACAACACCTATCCAACTTGTTGTTGCCCAGCCTTTTCCATCCCAAGGACAATCTCCAAGACAGCCCCCCTCGCCTGTGCCAGGTACTGAGGTTATACCTCCAGGTGCAAATGACGAAATTTCCCCCCAACTCAGCCGCTATCTCTTGGGGCCAGGAGATGCAATTGGTGTTGTGCTTCAGCGTCCTCCTGGGCCGTACCGCTTAGGAATAGGAGATGGAATTAGCGTTTCGGTTCAGCGCTTTCCAGATTTGAGCTTTCAAGCTTTAATCAACCCAGAAGGTAACATTGTAGTGCCGCTACTGGGAAAAGTTTCTTTACAAGGTTTGACTTTGGAAGAAGCTCAAGAAAAAATCCGCTTGGGTTTAAATCGTTATGTGGTTGATCCAGTAATTGTTTTAGCCTTAGCAACGCAGCGTCAAGACTTAAGTTTTCAAGCTGTAATTAGTCCAGAAGGTAACATCGTAGTGCCACAAGTGGGAACGGTAGCATTACAAGGTTTAACTTTGGAAGAAGCTCAAGAAAAAATTCGCTTGGGTTTAAGTAGCATTTTACCCGATCCAATTGTAGTAGTATCCTTGGCAGGGACGCGACCAGTTCAAGTTACTATTAGTGGGGAAATATTTAAACCAGGAATTTATCCAATTAATTCAACAACACCCCGTGTTGCTGATGCCTTGCTAATATCCGGTGGTTCAACTTTGAATGCAGACCTGCGACAAGTGCAAGTACGCCGAAAGTTAATTGATGGTTCTGTGATTTCACAAACTATTGATTTATATGCAGCACTGCAAAATGGCGGTTCAATCCCTAATTTACGCTTACAAGACGGAGATGCAATCCTCGTCCCCCGTCGCGAAGTTGGTAATAATGACGATTATGACCGCAATTTGGTAGCACGTTCATCCTTAGCTACACCACAGATTAAAATCCGCGTTTTAAACTACGCTGCGGGAGGTCTTTCCATTCAAGCACTACCTAACGGAAGTACATTTGTAGATGCTTTGGGAGGAGTAAATCTCGACACTGCTAATCTCCGAGATATCGCTCTGGTTCGCTTTGATCCTGAACGAGGTCAAGCTGTTACCCAGAAACTTGATGCTAAAAAAGCTCTAGGAGGGGATGCATCTCAAAATGTGGCGCTTCAAGATAATGATGTTCTTGTTGTTGGTCGGAACCTCATCGGTAGAATTACTAATTTCTTGACTACCATTACCCAACCCTTCTTCAATGTCCAGTCCTTTCTCCGATTTTTTGACAACTTCGGTGGCGGCTCAAATTAG